GGCGGATCAGGGGAAAGTCAGGGGCGATCACCGATGAGCGCCTCCCTGGCGAGAGGGCATCGTGGTCGCCATGAACCGCCTCACCCAGATCTCCTTCACCGCCGCGCCCGCCGCGCTGCTCGGCGGCTGGCTCCTCATGCGTCCCTCGGGCGCCGACATCGCGGGCGGCCTCTGGTGGACGGCCGCGCACGTGGCGTGCCTGGCGGGGTTCCTCATGTTCGGCGTCATGACGCTGGGGCTGCGCGGCATGGCCGGTCCGGTGGCGGGCGGGCGCCGGGTGGCGCTGGAGGCGGCGACGGGCGTCGCGCTGCTGGGCCTGGCCGCCGCCGTCGTGCGGCTGGTGATGGGCCTGTACGCGGGGTTCGGCGGCGAGCCGGGGGCCGGGTTCGAGGCGATCGTGTACGGCATCGAGGCGCAGGTGTTCTTCGGCGCCCTGGTCGCGCTGGCGGTCATCCTGGCCGCGCTGCAGCGGGTCACGGTCGTGAGCGCGGGCGTGACGACCCTCGGCATGGTGGTGCTGGCCGTCGGGATGTACCAGACCGGCAGGGAGTCGGCCCTGGCCGCCCTGGGCATGGCGTTCATCTGGCTGGGCACGCTGCTGCTGGGACGGGGGACGTCCGGGCAGGTCCCGCGGGTGGGGCCGGGCGTCGGCTCCCCCGAGCTCGGAGCCGGCCGCTGACAGCGCGGTCGGCGCGGGCCCGAGGTGGGTACGTTGACCACGACCCCTCCGACCCTGCAACGCAAAGGAAGTGGTTCCCCGTGCTCTACCTCTTCGGTTTCGAGCGCATCGGCGTGGCTGTGAGCGACATCTACTTCGTCGACCCGAACCCGACCGCGGGCCAGGAGGGAGCCGAGCGCGGTGTGCGCCTGGAGCTGCGCAGGCTTGAGCCGGGCGAGCTGCAGGGATCGATCTACTCGGCGCGGCCCATCACCGTGGACCGGCCCCTCTGGCGGGTGGACCTGCTGGAGTCGGTCACCGGCACGCCGGGGAGCTTCGACCGCACCCACCATCACCCCGCGCTGCGGGGGTGGGAGCCGGGCCGGCGGGTGTTCGACGAGCAGCTCTCCGGCGAGCCGCTGAAGTGGCTGGCGGAGCGGCTGGCCGACCTCGAGGGCGTGCTCGACGAGGCCGGGGTGGGCCACGACGAGATCAGCCCGGCCGACGTGGCGGGTCTGCGCGAGCGCGCCCCTGAGATCGTCGACGCCGTCAGCCGCCTGCTCGACGGCGTCCGCTCCGGCGCCCTCGCCACCCCGCCGAGCGACGCGCCGGACAGCTCCAGCGTCCGGGCCAGCTGGCTCTAGCCCCGGCCGGCGCGGAGCGACCTCCTCGCCGCCCCGCGCCGGCCTTTCAGCCGCCCATCCCGTACGACCCGACCAGCGTCGCCTCCACCCGCACCGGAGCGCCGACCACCCGTTCGCCGAGCCCGCGCTGGAACTCGGTGAACGCGCTCAACTTCGTCAGCGGCGAAAGGTCACCGTCGCTGATCACCACATGGACGAAGGTCACCCCGTCGGCCAGCCGGAGCGACATGTAGCGCAGCCCGCCGGGGTCCTCGGCGTTCAGCTCGGCGAAGACCTGCTCGACAATCCGCTGGTTGTCGTCGGCCACCTCCGGCCGCGTCTCGTACCTGATCATCGCCATCGTGCTCATCCGTCCTCCTGACCCAGTGCCCCAGTGCCATTCATCTCATATAGATCCGCATGCCCACCGAAATTCATCGGTCAGAGTAACGCGAAGGCGGCATGAGTGGATGTTCTCGGTGATTGGCGCGGACTTCCAGACGGGCGGTTTGGAACGTGACATCCCCTCCTGTTGAGCCGAAGAAGGACCACCGGGTCCAGATCATCGTCGCGATCATCGGCGCCTGCGCCGCGATCGTCACCGCGCTGATCCCGGTCGTGCTCATAGCGAACAAATCCGACGAGAAGCCCACCCCCAGCCCGGCACCCGGGACCACCACGATGGCCGCCCCTTCGACGTCCGGCAGGTCCGAGACGGCCGAGCCGGTCGTCGGGAGTTCGCCGGACGAATCGGTCTCCGTGCCGGAGGACTACCAGGGCACCTGGAGCGGCCGGATCGACTGGATGGTCCCCGGCTGGGGCTCGTACAACACCACGCTGACCATCACGTCGGGCTCGCTGACGGCGATGGTGGGCCAGTTCACCACGAACGGCGGCCAGTGCAGGGGGCTGCTCTACCTGGAGTCCGGCGGCGGCCCGGTGGTGCTGCGGCTGTCGACGACGTACAACGTGGGCTCCTGCTCGGTGCTGGCGGACGTGAAGCTGACGCTGAGCGGGGACGACGAGCTGGACTACGAGCTCGTCGGCGCGCAGTTCGCCAACATGATCGTCAATCAGCCCTCGCCCCCGGCCCGGGGGGCGCTGCGGCGCGAATGACCACTCACGCCTGGGGAGCGGCCGGGCGGCGGTGCAGGAGGCCGAAGCGCGTCCACATGGACTCCGCCGCCTCGATAGAGGCCCCCGTGCGGGCCGGGTCCACCGCGGCGAGCTGGGTGACCAAAGCCTGGGCCACCGCCATGCCGGCCGTCAGCGACGGGAAGAACGCCTCACCCTCCGCCGGCACGATCACCACCTCCTCCGCCGCGTCGGCCAGCGCGGGGCTGGCCGCGTCCGTCAGGGCGAACACCCGCGCCCCGCGCGAACGGGCCAGGTTGGCGGCCAGGACCGTGCTCTCGTACAGCCGCCAGAAGCTGATCGCCACCATCACGTCCCCTGCCCCGATGGCGGCCACCGTGTTGGCCAGCTCCGCGTCGCCGTTGGTCACGGCCGTGACGGGATAGCCCGCCAGGCGGGCGTTGTGCGCGAGAGCGAGCCCGACGGCCGCGTAGCTGCCGTCGGCGACGATCACCGTACGGCGGGCCGCGGCGACGGCCTCGGCGATCGCCACCAGCGCCCCTTCGTCCAGGCGCCGGTTGAGCAGCGCCAGGCTGTCCAGGTCGCGGCGGAGCGAACGGGAGCTGGGCGAGCCGCTGCCCCGGTGCTCGGCGGCGACCTGGCCGGCGCTCAGCGAGGACAGGTACCGGGCGCGCAGCTCCTGCTGGAGCGCCGGCCACCCCGCGAACCCGAGCGCCTGGGCCGTGCGCGTCACCGTCGCCACGTTCACCCCCGCGAGCTGCGCCAGCTCCCCGGCCGACCCGAACGAGGCCCGGCGCGGCTGCGAGAGCAGCACCTCGAGCACGGCGGCCGCCTTGCCGCGCAGGCCACGCGCGGGCACGCGGGCGCGCAGCCAGCCCTCGAAGCCGTCCCTGGCGTGCTCTGTCACGTGTCCCTCTCCAAGCGTCCCGGCGGAACATGCTACGCGGTCATGACGCCACCAACTTGCAAAGACCATTGCATTT
This genomic interval from Nonomuraea helvata contains the following:
- a CDS encoding MurR/RpiR family transcriptional regulator, whose product is MTEHARDGFEGWLRARVPARGLRGKAAAVLEVLLSQPRRASFGSAGELAQLAGVNVATVTRTAQALGFAGWPALQQELRARYLSSLSAGQVAAEHRGSGSPSSRSLRRDLDSLALLNRRLDEGALVAIAEAVAAARRTVIVADGSYAAVGLALAHNARLAGYPVTAVTNGDAELANTVAAIGAGDVMVAISFWRLYESTVLAANLARSRGARVFALTDAASPALADAAEEVVIVPAEGEAFFPSLTAGMAVAQALVTQLAAVDPARTGASIEAAESMWTRFGLLHRRPAAPQA